One region of Rana temporaria chromosome 11, aRanTem1.1, whole genome shotgun sequence genomic DNA includes:
- the RAG2 gene encoding V(D)J recombination-activating protein 2 isoform X1 gives MTLQTLVATSNTSLIQPGFSLFRFGRHVYFFGQKGWPKRVCPTGLFLVDLKGNELKLRPTTFTSESCYLPPLRHPAVASFHDNQGGEVSQYLIHGGKTPNNEISPKLYVMSIVPSANKKSVLCCSEKDLVGDLPGARYGHSINVVHSRGKTAVVLFGGRSFIPLNQRTTEKWNSVTDCQPLVYLIDLQFGCSTAYTIKEIQDGRCFHVSVSRTDTVYIIGGHTLESNIRPPNIYKIKVDLPLGSPNITCTVLQSHLSVSSAIVTHTSPDEFLIVGGYESDSQKRMICNRVSLSNDTINIQEVETPDWTGDIKHSKTWFGADMGHGAVLFGIPGDNKNQNSDSSFFFYVLNLGGEEVLMQSCSQGSLEEQEDSMPLEDSEEFTFLGDGVFDDTYNEDDEEDESVTGYWITCCDGCDLNINTWVPYYSTELNKPAMIYCSKDGGHWVHAQCMDLSESMLVYLSENDIKYFCNDHAKLERSLQTPKKMVPVLKPSMKKVGRKASINRMSTVKKSFLRRLFD, from the coding sequence ATGACTCTTCAAACACTTGTTGCAACATCTAACACTTCTCTAATCCAGCCTGGGTTTTCCTTGTTTCGGTTTGGTCGCCATGTCTATTTCTTTGGTCAGAAAGGTTGGCCTAAGAGGGTATGTCCAACAGGCCTGTTCCTGGTGGACTTGAAAGGAAATGAGTTGAAACTACGACCTACTACATTCACCAGTGAATCTTGTTACCTCCCTCCGCTGAGACACCCAGCTGTGGCCAGCTTCCATGACAATCAAGGAGGTGAAGTCAGTCAATATCTCATCCATGGTGGAAAGACACCAAACAatgaaatatccccaaaattgtaCGTCATGTCTATTGTTCCGTCAGCCAACAAGAAATCAGTACTTTGCtgttcagaaaaagatttggttGGTGACCTTCCCGGAGCAAGGTATGGTCATTCCATAAATGTCGTCCACAGCAGAGGTAAAACTGCTGTGGTACTGTTTGGTGGAAGATCCTTCATACCTTTGAATCAAAGGACTACAGAAAAATGGAACAGTGTCACTGACTGTCAGCCATTAGTTTACCTTATTGATCTTCAGTTTGGCTGTTCTACCGCTTACACCATCAAAGAGATACAAGATGGGCGTTGTTTTCATGTTTCAGTATCAAGAACTGATACGGTCTACATAATAGGTGGTCATACCCTTGAAAGTAACATAAGGCCTCCTAACATCTACAAGATTAAAGTGGACCTCCCACTCGGAAGTCCAAACATAACTTGTACGGTTTTACAAAGTCATCTCTCTGTCTCGAGTGCTATCGTGACTCATACCAGCCCAGATGAATTCCTGATTGTTGGCGGATATGAGTCTGACAGCCAGAAAAGAATGATCTGTAATAGAGTCTCCCTAAGTAATGACACCATCAACATCCAAGAAGTGGAGACACCTGACTGGACAGGAGATATTAAGCATAGCAAGACTTGGTTTGGTGCGGATATGGGACATGGAGCTGTTCTTTTTGGAATTCCAGGAGACAACAAGAATCAGAATTCAGACAGTAGCTTCTTCTTTTATGTACTGAACCTTGGTGGAGAAGAAGTTTTGATGCAGTCCTGCAGTCAAGGGTCTTTAGAAGAACAAGAAGACTCCATGCCATTAGAAGACTCAGAAGAGTTCACCTTCTTAGGAGATGGAGTCTTTGATGACACCTACAATGAAGATGACGAAGAAGATGAGTCTGTGACGGGTTACTGGATCACATGCTGTGATGGTTGTGACCTGAACATTAACACCTGGGTCCCATATTATTCCACAGAACTTAACAAACCAGCCATGATCTACTGCTCCAAAGATGGAGGACATTGGGTCCATGCCCAGTGTATGGACCTCTCAGAAAGCATGCTAGTCTATCTGTCTGAAAATGATATCAAGTATTTCTGCAATGACCATGCTAAATTGGAAAGAAGTCTGCAAACTCCCAAAAAGATGGTCCCTGTCTTGAAGCCATCAATGAAGAAAGTAGGTCGAAAAGCGTCTATCAACAGAATGTCAACAGTGAAGAAATCTTTTCTCAGACGCTTGTTTGACTAA
- the RAG2 gene encoding V(D)J recombination-activating protein 2 isoform X2, producing the protein MTLQTLVATSNTSLIQPGFSLFRFGRHVYFFGQKGWPKRVCPTGLFLVDLKGNELKLRPTTFTSESCYLPPLRHPAVASFHDNQGGEVSQYLIHGGKTPNNEISPKLYVMSIVPSANKKSVLCCSEKDLVGDLPGARYGHSINVVHSRGKTAVVLFGGRSFIPLNQRTTEKWNSVTDCQPLVYLIDLQFGCSTAYTIKEIQDGRCFHVSVSRTDTVYIIGGHTLESNIRPPNIYKIKVDLPLGSPNITCTVLQSHLSVSSAIVTHTSPDEFLIVGGYESDSQKRMICNRVSLSNDTINIQEVETPDWTGDIKHSKTWFGADMGHGAVLFGIPGDNKNQNSDSSFFFYVLNLGGEEVLMQSCSQGSLEEQEDSMPLEDSEEFTFLGDGVFDDTYNEDDEEDESVTGYWITCCDGCDLNINTWVPYYSTELNKPAMIYCSKDGGHWVHAQCMDLSESMLVYLSENDIKYFCNDHAKLERSLQTPKKMVPVLKPSMKKDSTNSKC; encoded by the exons ATGACTCTTCAAACACTTGTTGCAACATCTAACACTTCTCTAATCCAGCCTGGGTTTTCCTTGTTTCGGTTTGGTCGCCATGTCTATTTCTTTGGTCAGAAAGGTTGGCCTAAGAGGGTATGTCCAACAGGCCTGTTCCTGGTGGACTTGAAAGGAAATGAGTTGAAACTACGACCTACTACATTCACCAGTGAATCTTGTTACCTCCCTCCGCTGAGACACCCAGCTGTGGCCAGCTTCCATGACAATCAAGGAGGTGAAGTCAGTCAATATCTCATCCATGGTGGAAAGACACCAAACAatgaaatatccccaaaattgtaCGTCATGTCTATTGTTCCGTCAGCCAACAAGAAATCAGTACTTTGCtgttcagaaaaagatttggttGGTGACCTTCCCGGAGCAAGGTATGGTCATTCCATAAATGTCGTCCACAGCAGAGGTAAAACTGCTGTGGTACTGTTTGGTGGAAGATCCTTCATACCTTTGAATCAAAGGACTACAGAAAAATGGAACAGTGTCACTGACTGTCAGCCATTAGTTTACCTTATTGATCTTCAGTTTGGCTGTTCTACCGCTTACACCATCAAAGAGATACAAGATGGGCGTTGTTTTCATGTTTCAGTATCAAGAACTGATACGGTCTACATAATAGGTGGTCATACCCTTGAAAGTAACATAAGGCCTCCTAACATCTACAAGATTAAAGTGGACCTCCCACTCGGAAGTCCAAACATAACTTGTACGGTTTTACAAAGTCATCTCTCTGTCTCGAGTGCTATCGTGACTCATACCAGCCCAGATGAATTCCTGATTGTTGGCGGATATGAGTCTGACAGCCAGAAAAGAATGATCTGTAATAGAGTCTCCCTAAGTAATGACACCATCAACATCCAAGAAGTGGAGACACCTGACTGGACAGGAGATATTAAGCATAGCAAGACTTGGTTTGGTGCGGATATGGGACATGGAGCTGTTCTTTTTGGAATTCCAGGAGACAACAAGAATCAGAATTCAGACAGTAGCTTCTTCTTTTATGTACTGAACCTTGGTGGAGAAGAAGTTTTGATGCAGTCCTGCAGTCAAGGGTCTTTAGAAGAACAAGAAGACTCCATGCCATTAGAAGACTCAGAAGAGTTCACCTTCTTAGGAGATGGAGTCTTTGATGACACCTACAATGAAGATGACGAAGAAGATGAGTCTGTGACGGGTTACTGGATCACATGCTGTGATGGTTGTGACCTGAACATTAACACCTGGGTCCCATATTATTCCACAGAACTTAACAAACCAGCCATGATCTACTGCTCCAAAGATGGAGGACATTGGGTCCATGCCCAGTGTATGGACCTCTCAGAAAGCATGCTAGTCTATCTGTCTGAAAATGATATCAAGTATTTCTGCAATGACCATGCTAAATTGGAAAGAAGTCTGCAAACTCCCAAAAAGATGGTCCCTGTCTTGAAGCCATCAATGAAGAAA gaTTCTACAAATAGCAAATGTTGA